A region from the Caldisericaceae bacterium genome encodes:
- a CDS encoding RidA family protein, translating to MAIEENLKSMGLELPKSQKALGSYVPCVITSQNLLFFSGIIPVENGVVMQGKFGRELNLNDAKNASKLIVLSLLANVKEAISEFSKIKRFVKIEGYVNSTEDFIDQPKVMNEVSNLIVAIFGEKGKHSRIAVSTNSLPMGACLEVSGVIELE from the coding sequence ATGGCAATCGAAGAGAATCTTAAATCAATGGGACTTGAATTACCAAAGTCCCAAAAAGCTTTAGGGAGTTATGTTCCATGTGTTATCACTTCTCAAAATTTACTCTTCTTCTCTGGGATCATTCCAGTTGAAAACGGTGTTGTAATGCAAGGCAAATTTGGTAGAGAATTAAATTTAAATGATGCAAAAAATGCCTCTAAATTAATAGTTCTTTCCTTGCTTGCAAATGTAAAAGAAGCAATCAGTGAGTTTTCAAAAATTAAAAGGTTTGTAAAAATCGAAGGTTACGTTAACTCAACCGAAGATTTTATAGATCAACCAAAAGTAATGAACGAAGTATCAAATTTAATTGTTGCAATATTCGGAGAAAAAGGAAAACATTCTCGTATTGCAGTTTCAACTAATTCTCTTCCTATGGGAGCTTGTTTAGAAGTTTCAGGAGTGATAGAATTAGAATGA
- a CDS encoding universal stress protein: MFEKIIFPFDFSKFSEMAVSYVEKLMEFGAKEVVLVNVLEYEELTTRPLSKIELEEYKKGSYDRLNGIKEILEKSGLKVYIRVEFGIPSKVITAVAEEEKANLIVVSSTGAGYTPSLIGSTVQNIIRLSKIPVLVIPSF, from the coding sequence ATGTTTGAGAAAATTATTTTTCCGTTTGATTTCTCAAAATTTAGTGAGATGGCAGTTTCGTATGTAGAGAAACTTATGGAATTTGGTGCAAAGGAAGTCGTTCTTGTAAATGTTCTTGAGTATGAGGAACTTACTACGAGACCTTTATCAAAAATTGAGTTGGAAGAGTATAAAAAGGGTAGTTACGATAGGCTTAATGGCATAAAAGAAATACTTGAGAAAAGTGGCTTAAAGGTTTATATCAGAGTAGAATTCGGCATTCCCTCTAAGGTTATTACGGCTGTAGCAGAAGAAGAAAAAGCTAATTTAATAGTAGTTTCTTCAACAGGAGCAGGCTATACGCCAAGCCTTATTGGAAGCACAGTTCAAAATATTATAAGGCTTTCTAAAATTCCTGTGCTTGTTATACCATCATTCTAA